From one Vicingaceae bacterium genomic stretch:
- the rplK gene encoding 50S ribosomal protein L11, whose product MAKEITGIIKLQVKGGQANPSPPVGPALGAKGVNIMEFCKQFNARTQDKMGKLLPVVITVYSDKSFDFVVKQPPVSVTIKEMLKLKSGSSEPNRKKVGSLTWEQVKQIAEEKMVDMNCFTLESAMKMVAGTARSMGVTISGEAPFKN is encoded by the coding sequence ATGGCAAAAGAAATCACAGGAATTATTAAATTGCAGGTTAAAGGAGGGCAAGCCAATCCTTCGCCGCCTGTTGGTCCGGCTTTGGGTGCCAAGGGTGTAAATATCATGGAGTTTTGCAAGCAATTCAATGCCCGTACACAAGATAAAATGGGTAAACTATTGCCTGTAGTGATAACCGTTTATTCTGACAAATCATTTGATTTTGTTGTTAAACAACCGCCTGTAAGCGTGACCATTAAAGAAATGCTCAAACTCAAATCGGGATCTTCTGAACCCAACAGAAAAAAAGTTGGATCACTTACCTGGGAACAGGTTAAGCAAATAGCAGAAGAAAAAATGGTTGATATGAATTGCTTCACTTTGGAATCAGCCATGAAAATGGTGGCCGGTACTGCCAGAAGCATGGGAGTTACAATTTCTGGAGAAGCACCTTTTAAAAACTAA
- the rplA gene encoding 50S ribosomal protein L1 — MGKLTKNQKLALSKFDPEKRYSLEEAVKIVKDITTTKFDASVDIHVNLGVDPKKSNQMVRGTVALPHGVGKKVTVLALVTPDKEKEAKEAGADYVGLDEYIEKIKNGWTDFDVIVTMPAVMGKIGALGKILGPRGLMPNPKSGTVTMEVGKAIRDIKAGKIDFKVDKYGIIHASIGKVSFEPEKLAENAKELLQTIIKLKPAAAKGTYIKNVTLASTMSPGVKVDVKSIA, encoded by the coding sequence ATGGGAAAGTTAACTAAAAATCAAAAACTGGCATTATCCAAGTTTGACCCTGAAAAAAGATATTCATTAGAAGAAGCGGTAAAAATAGTGAAAGACATCACCACTACAAAATTTGATGCCTCTGTAGATATACATGTCAATTTAGGAGTTGATCCTAAAAAATCCAATCAGATGGTTAGAGGCACCGTTGCTTTGCCTCACGGAGTTGGGAAAAAAGTTACAGTATTGGCACTGGTGACTCCCGATAAAGAAAAGGAAGCAAAAGAAGCAGGCGCTGATTATGTAGGATTGGATGAATATATTGAAAAAATCAAAAATGGATGGACCGACTTTGATGTAATCGTAACAATGCCTGCCGTGATGGGTAAAATTGGTGCTTTAGGTAAAATTTTAGGCCCAAGAGGATTAATGCCCAACCCAAAATCGGGCACGGTTACAATGGAAGTGGGCAAAGCTATTCGAGACATTAAAGCCGGAAAAATCGATTTCAAAGTCGATAAGTATGGTATTATCCATGCAAGCATCGGAAAGGTTTCTTTTGAACCTGAAAAGCTTGCAGAAAATGCTAAGGAGCTGTTACAAACCATTATAAAACTAAAACCGGCAGCGGCCAAAGGTACTTATATCAAAAATGTCACATTGGCAAGTACCATGAGCCCGGGTGTTAAGGTAGATGTTAAAAGCATCGCCTAA
- the rplJ gene encoding 50S ribosomal protein L10, whose translation MNREEKNQLIAEFTEVLKNTKVIYLADIEGLDAESTHKLRKACHEKGVKLRVVKNTLLQKAMEKFNGTYEALYPYLKGNTSIMVSETANTPARIIKEMRKSLPKPVLKAAWIEESVYAGDEQLETLANLKSREELIGDIVLLLQSPAKNVLSALLSSKHTIGGIVKTLQERNN comes from the coding sequence ATGAATAGAGAAGAAAAAAATCAATTGATTGCCGAATTTACCGAGGTGTTAAAAAATACCAAGGTAATTTATTTGGCTGATATTGAAGGATTGGATGCAGAATCTACACACAAGCTCCGTAAGGCATGCCATGAGAAAGGAGTAAAATTGAGAGTTGTCAAAAACACTTTGCTTCAAAAAGCCATGGAAAAATTCAATGGCACCTACGAAGCATTGTATCCTTACCTCAAAGGCAATACTTCAATCATGGTTTCAGAAACAGCCAATACTCCTGCCCGAATCATCAAAGAAATGCGCAAATCTCTTCCCAAACCTGTACTAAAAGCAGCTTGGATCGAAGAATCTGTGTATGCAGGAGACGAGCAATTGGAAACATTGGCAAATCTCAAATCGAGAGAAGAACTTATCGGAGATATTGTGTTGTTGCTTCAATCACCCGCCAAAAATGTACTTTCGGCATTGTTATCTTCTAAACATACTATTGGCGGAATAGTAAAAACATTGCAAGAAAGAAATAATTAA
- the rplL gene encoding 50S ribosomal protein L7/L12, with protein MADVKQLAEQLVNLTVKEVNELAEILKNEYGIEPAAAAVAVAAPGAGGAAGGGEAEKTSFDVILKSGGAAKLGVVKIVKEITGLGLKEAKDLVDGAPKPVKEGVSKEEAESIKKQLEEAGAEVEIK; from the coding sequence ATGGCAGACGTAAAACAATTAGCAGAACAATTAGTTAACTTAACAGTTAAAGAAGTTAACGAATTGGCAGAAATTTTGAAAAATGAATACGGTATTGAGCCTGCTGCTGCTGCAGTGGCTGTAGCTGCTCCGGGAGCCGGCGGTGCTGCAGGTGGTGGCGAAGCTGAAAAAACTTCTTTTGATGTGATTCTTAAAAGTGGCGGCGCTGCAAAATTAGGTGTGGTTAAAATCGTTAAAGAAATTACAGGTCTTGGACTAAAAGAAGCCAAAGATCTTGTTGACGGTGCACCCAAACCTGTTAAAGAAGGTGTTAGCAAAGAAGAAGCTGAAAGCATCAAAAAACAATTGGAAGAAGCCGGAGCTGAAGTTGAAATTAAATAA
- the rpoB gene encoding DNA-directed RNA polymerase subunit beta produces the protein MANAQVSKNSSKRISFSTTVNQLEYPDFLEIQLQSFKDFFQVETTPENRHLEGLFKVFNENFPITDSRNLFVLEFLDYYIDPPRYSIEECIERGLTYGVPLKAKLKLYCTDPEHEDFETIVQDVYLGTIPYMTPRGSFIINGAERVIVSQLHRSPGVFFGNSRHANGTILYSARVIPFKGAWMEFTTDINNVLYAYIDRKKKLPVTTLLRAIGFETDRDILEIFNLAEEVKVNKKNLKNCIGRKLAARVVQTWFEDFVDEDTAEVVSVERSKIILERETILEEEHIDLILESGVQTILLHKDDETAQKYEIIYNTLQKDPTNTEKEAVQYIYRQLRNAEPPDDETARGIIDKLFFSEQRYDLGEVGRYKINKKLGLNLPIEQRTLTKEDIISIIKHLIDLINTKAEMDDIDHLSNRRVRTVGEQLYAQFGVGLARMAKTIRERMNVRDNEVFTPTDLINSKTLASVINSFFGTNQLSQFMDQTNPLAEMTHKRRISALGPGGLTRERAGFEVRDVHYTHYGRLCPIETPEGPNIGLISSLCVYAKINRLGFIETPYRIVENGRVLLNEPPIYLTAEEEDKQTIAQANAKIDKDGNFLTDKVKARYEGDFPVVEPENLTLMDVAPNQIASIAASLIPFLEHDDANRALMGSNMQRQAVPLIRPEAPIVGTGLEEAVARDSRLLIYAQADGIVEYVDANEIVIRYKFTPEEELVSFEGNVVTYKLPKFKRTNQSTCINLKPIVKKGERVTKGQVLCEGFATEKGELALGRNLRVAFMPWKGYNFEDAIVISERVVREDLFTSIHIDEYSLEVRDTKRGMEELTPDIPNVSEEATKDLDENGLIRIGAEVKEGDILIGKITPKGESDPTPEEKLLRAIFGDKAGDVKDASLKVPPAVTGTVIDKKLFSKALKDKKAKQEEKIILEKLDQEFNKQEAELKKVLIEKILALLEGKTVPNDVTNFYNEVIIPKGTKITAKVLEKIKDFTILNPENWSKDEKELELIGKILHNYRLKYAEILGAYKRKKYNIQVGDELPQGIIKLAKVYIAQKRKLKVGDKMAGRHGNKGIVAKIVRVEDMPFLEDGTPVDIVLNPLGVPSRMNLGQIYETILGDAGAKLGVKFSTPIFDGATLDQINEWTKKAGLPENGKTYLYDGGTGERFDQPATVGTIYMLKLIHMVDDKMHARSIGPYSLITQQPLGGKAQFGGQRFGEMEVWAIEAFGAANILQELLTIKSDDVIGRAKAYEAIVKGDNLPTPGIPESFNVLLHELKGLALNITLE, from the coding sequence ATGGCAAACGCTCAAGTTTCCAAAAATTCATCAAAGAGAATAAGTTTTTCAACAACAGTTAATCAACTTGAATATCCTGATTTCTTAGAAATACAATTACAATCCTTTAAGGATTTCTTCCAAGTGGAAACAACGCCTGAAAACAGGCACCTGGAAGGACTTTTTAAAGTTTTTAATGAAAATTTTCCCATTACCGACAGCAGAAATCTATTCGTATTGGAATTCCTGGATTATTATATCGATCCACCCAGATATTCAATTGAAGAATGCATAGAAAGAGGTTTGACTTATGGCGTCCCTCTTAAGGCAAAATTAAAACTATATTGTACAGACCCCGAACATGAAGATTTCGAAACTATCGTACAAGATGTTTATCTTGGAACAATTCCATATATGACCCCCAGGGGGAGCTTTATCATAAATGGCGCCGAAAGAGTAATTGTTTCTCAACTTCACAGATCGCCCGGTGTGTTTTTTGGAAATAGCCGTCATGCAAATGGAACAATATTATATTCTGCCCGTGTTATTCCCTTCAAAGGCGCGTGGATGGAATTTACTACAGATATCAACAACGTATTATATGCATATATAGACAGAAAGAAAAAATTACCCGTAACAACATTACTAAGAGCCATTGGCTTTGAAACAGACCGTGATATTTTAGAGATATTCAATCTGGCTGAAGAAGTAAAAGTCAACAAAAAAAATCTTAAAAATTGTATAGGCAGAAAATTAGCTGCCCGTGTTGTTCAAACCTGGTTTGAAGATTTTGTAGACGAAGATACCGCCGAAGTGGTTTCCGTGGAAAGAAGTAAAATTATTCTTGAAAGGGAAACAATTCTTGAAGAAGAACATATTGATTTGATTTTGGAGTCGGGAGTGCAAACCATATTGTTGCACAAAGACGATGAAACCGCACAGAAATATGAAATAATTTACAACACACTCCAAAAAGACCCTACAAATACTGAAAAAGAAGCAGTTCAATATATTTACCGCCAATTAAGAAACGCCGAACCACCAGATGACGAAACAGCCAGAGGTATTATCGATAAATTATTCTTTTCTGAACAACGTTATGATCTTGGAGAAGTTGGAAGATATAAAATCAACAAAAAATTAGGTCTCAATCTCCCCATAGAACAAAGAACATTGACCAAAGAGGATATAATTTCCATTATCAAGCACCTAATTGATTTGATCAATACAAAAGCTGAGATGGACGATATTGACCACCTCAGCAACCGGAGGGTAAGAACCGTAGGCGAACAATTGTATGCCCAATTTGGCGTTGGACTTGCAAGAATGGCCAAAACCATTCGTGAGAGAATGAATGTTAGAGACAATGAAGTATTTACTCCCACCGATTTAATTAACTCCAAAACTCTTGCATCTGTTATCAACTCATTTTTTGGTACCAACCAGCTTTCCCAGTTTATGGATCAGACCAACCCACTTGCAGAAATGACGCACAAAAGAAGAATTTCTGCCCTGGGCCCCGGTGGATTGACAAGAGAAAGAGCCGGTTTCGAAGTTCGTGACGTTCATTATACTCACTATGGTCGTTTATGCCCAATTGAAACACCCGAAGGACCAAATATCGGACTGATTTCATCACTGTGTGTGTATGCTAAAATTAACCGTTTAGGATTTATCGAAACACCATACCGCATTGTAGAAAATGGCCGGGTACTTTTGAACGAACCGCCCATTTACCTTACGGCTGAAGAAGAAGACAAACAAACCATCGCTCAAGCAAATGCAAAAATCGATAAAGACGGAAATTTCCTTACAGATAAAGTTAAAGCAAGATATGAAGGCGATTTCCCCGTTGTAGAGCCCGAAAATCTAACATTAATGGACGTTGCACCTAATCAAATCGCCTCAATCGCGGCATCACTCATTCCTTTTCTTGAGCATGATGATGCCAACCGTGCGTTGATGGGATCAAACATGCAACGCCAGGCCGTTCCTCTCATTCGCCCCGAAGCACCAATAGTCGGCACAGGTTTAGAAGAGGCTGTTGCCAGAGATTCCCGTTTATTGATTTATGCTCAAGCCGATGGCATTGTAGAATATGTTGATGCCAACGAAATTGTTATACGTTATAAATTTACACCCGAAGAAGAATTAGTTTCTTTTGAAGGAAATGTCGTAACTTATAAGCTCCCAAAATTCAAACGTACCAACCAAAGCACATGTATCAATCTTAAACCTATCGTAAAAAAAGGTGAAAGAGTGACCAAGGGTCAGGTATTATGTGAAGGATTTGCAACTGAAAAAGGTGAATTGGCTCTTGGAAGAAACCTTCGTGTAGCTTTCATGCCCTGGAAAGGTTATAACTTTGAGGATGCTATAGTGATATCAGAAAGAGTTGTCCGTGAAGATTTATTCACCTCCATTCACATAGACGAATATTCTTTGGAAGTAAGAGACACAAAACGTGGAATGGAAGAATTAACTCCCGATATACCCAATGTGAGCGAAGAAGCCACTAAAGATTTGGATGAAAATGGTTTGATACGCATCGGTGCAGAAGTAAAAGAAGGAGATATTCTCATCGGTAAAATCACCCCTAAAGGTGAATCTGATCCTACGCCTGAAGAAAAGTTGTTAAGGGCTATATTCGGCGATAAAGCCGGAGATGTCAAAGACGCTTCTTTAAAAGTGCCCCCGGCTGTAACCGGAACTGTTATCGACAAAAAACTATTTTCAAAAGCTCTTAAAGATAAAAAAGCAAAACAAGAAGAAAAAATCATTCTCGAAAAACTTGACCAGGAATTCAACAAGCAGGAAGCAGAACTGAAAAAAGTATTGATTGAAAAAATCCTTGCTTTACTGGAAGGGAAAACCGTACCTAATGATGTCACTAACTTCTACAATGAAGTGATCATTCCAAAGGGTACAAAAATAACTGCCAAAGTATTAGAAAAAATAAAGGACTTTACAATACTCAACCCCGAAAATTGGTCAAAAGACGAAAAAGAACTTGAATTAATCGGCAAAATTTTGCATAATTACCGTTTAAAATATGCTGAAATTTTAGGTGCATACAAACGTAAAAAATACAACATTCAAGTAGGCGATGAATTGCCACAAGGAATTATCAAATTGGCTAAAGTATACATTGCCCAAAAACGTAAATTAAAAGTGGGAGATAAAATGGCCGGACGCCATGGAAATAAAGGTATAGTCGCCAAAATTGTACGGGTAGAAGACATGCCATTTCTCGAAGATGGTACTCCTGTGGATATTGTACTCAATCCATTGGGTGTGCCTTCGAGGATGAACCTCGGACAAATCTATGAAACCATTCTTGGTGATGCCGGTGCCAAATTAGGTGTGAAATTCTCCACTCCTATTTTTGACGGTGCCACATTGGATCAGATCAATGAATGGACCAAGAAAGCAGGACTTCCGGAAAACGGTAAAACATATCTGTATGATGGTGGCACGGGAGAAAGATTTGACCAACCGGCCACGGTCGGTACAATTTATATGCTTAAATTGATCCATATGGTTGACGATAAAATGCACGCCCGTTCAATTGGACCTTACTCACTTATCACTCAACAACCTCTGGGTGGAAAAGCCCAATTTGGTGGTCAAAGATTTGGAGAAATGGAGGTTTGGGCTATCGAAGCATTTGGAGCAGCAAACATCCTTCAAGAATTGTTAACCATAAAATCAGATGATGTAATTGGAAGAGCTAAGGCCTATGAAGCAATTGTAAAGGGTGACAACTTACCTACTCCGGGAATTCCCGAATCTTTCAACGTATTGCTTCATGAGCTAAAAGGTTTGGCTCTGAATATTACATTGGAATAA